The segment TTCATGGAATGATGCGCAAGCGTACTGTAAATGGTCTGGTAAACGGTTACCCACCGAAGCAGAGTGGGAATTTGCTGCTCGCGGGGGATTAGAACAAAAAAAGTATCCATGGGGTGATGAGTTGACGCCTGGTGGAATTCACCAATGTAATATTTGGCAGGGGAGTTTCCCGAAAGTAAACAATAAGGAGGATGGTTATGCTGGCACAGCACCGGCTAAGTCTTTTCCAACAAATGGATATGGCTTATATAACATTTCCGGAAATGTTTGGGAGTGGTGTTCAGACTGGTTTAGCATAAACATTCAAAGCCGGGGCGGTGGTGTAAACCCAAAAGGGCCTAAAACAGGCGACATGCGAATCATGCGCGGCGGATCCTATTTATGTCATCAATCTTATTGTAATCGCTATCGTGTCGCGGCACGAACTTCGAATACGCCAGATAGTTCAACAGGCAATATTGGGTTTCGCTGCGTTGCTGATGTCTAAGAAAACTATTAGCGGGATTAAAAAGAAATTTTACTTATTTGGGGTACCAATATGTTCCTTTCTTCTTGATTTAGTTGAATAGTTTAGTAAAGATGTTCCAAAACTAGCTAGGTGATCAATAGAGGTTAATGGATAGGGCAGTGAAAGAAAAACGAATGAATCCGTAAAAGCAATACAATTATTGTGAGGAAGATGGGGGAAGACATATGGGAAATAAGAGGATTTTTTCTAACTATATTAATAAGTTAAGTGTGTTTGGTACAGTAGCTCTACTAGCTTCGGCATCTGTATTAAGCGGTTGTTCATCGGGGGAAAAGGTTGAAAGCACAAAAAGAGAATCTGCAATAGAGCCTGATACAAACGTCATTTACATTGTGCTGGATGATACAGGTTTTTCAGATCTGGGAAGTTATGGGTCCGAAATAAAAACTCCGGTTATGGATGAGCTAGCCGAAAATGGACTAAGGTATAATAATGCCCATGTAACACCACTTTGTTCACCGACAAGAGCATCATTACTGACAGGAAGGAATTCACATGAAGTTGGTGTTGGGACAGTTACCAATTTCGACATGGGACCGGAATTTCCGAATAAGCGGGGAGCGATTAAACCTGAAGCCGGAACGATTGCTGAAGTGTTAAGGGAAAATGATTACAATACTTATGCAGCCGGAAAATGGCATTTGGCTCCAACCGATCAAACAACCCCTGCGGGTCCTTATGATAATTGGCCACTCCAAAAAGGATTTGACCAATATTATGGCTTTATAGAGGATTCATCAGACCAATATAGACCAGATTTAACGATTGATAACACCCAGATACCTTCTCCTAATGACGAGGAGTATCATTTTTCAGAAGCAATCGTTGAGAATTCGAATAGATACATCACCAATCATACAAGTATTCATCCAGACGAAAACTTTTTCTTGTATCTGACTTTCGGTGCGCAGCATTCTCCGCATCAAGTACCGGAAAAGTATATAGATATGTATGAAGGTGTATATGACAAGGGTTGGGATGAAGTTAGGGAAGAACGTTTCGAGAAACAAAAAGAGTTGGGTATTATTCCGAAAGATACAAAATTATCGCCTAGCAATGAAGACATAAAACATTGGGATGAATTAACCGAAGTAGAGAAAAAGAACTACATCAGATTTCAACAAACGTATGCTGGTTTCTTAACACATACTGATGAACAAATCGGGAAATTAGTAGACAATCTACGTCGCCTCGATCAGCTGGAAGATACTATGATTGTATTAATATCGGACAATGGAGCCAGTGGAGGGGGAGGAGCTAACGGTTCGTCGAGTAGAACTTTAGCCTTTAACGGCGAGGGTGAAACAATTGAAGAAGTAGACAAACATTACGAAAATTTTGGCAATGACCAAACAGGAATGGACTATCCTAGAGGATGGGCGCAAGTGAGTAACACACCTTTTAGAAGCTATAAAAACACTGCTTTCGAGGGAGGAACCCATTCGCCATTAATTATCCATCATCCGAAGTTAATAAAAGATCCAGGTTCCATCAGATCACAATACGTTAACGTAAATGATATTACACCAACTGTATTTGACATAATAGGAATCACACCTCCAGAAGAAATAAATGGAGTGAAACAAATGGAATATTCCGGAGAAAGTTTTAAAGAGACATTTACAAACCCTAAAGCTAAAGGGAGAGAAACACAGTATTTTGAAGTGTCAGGACAAAGGGCTATCTATCATGATGGATGGAAAGCGGTAGCAAATCATACAAAAGGGGAAGCCTTCGAAGAGGATCAATGGTCTTTGTATAATGTTGAGGAGGATTTTTCTGAAACGGTGGATATTGCAAAAGAAAATACCGATAAATTGGAAGAATTACAAAAACTGTGGTTGGATGAAGCGGAAAAGTATGGAGCACTACCGCTTACTGATATCTTTATAGAAGGATTTTTATCTATTCCAGATGATACGTTGAGAGCAAAAAATCATTTTACGTATTATAGAGGAATGAGCAGGTTAACAGACTCGGCAGCCGCACCAATCATTAACCGTTCCTATGAAATAAATATTCCAATTGAACGTAATAACAGCGAAGAAGATGGTGTTCTTTTAGCACATGGCGGCATTGAAGCCGGTTATGCAATTTATATTAAAAATAATAAATTGTTGTATGAATATATATTAGGCGGTAGAGAATATAAAATTACTTCTAATATTGATGTACCAGTCGGTGAGTCCGTAGTGACTTACAAATTCGATAAGACAGGCTCACACGAGGGGAAAGGTACATTGTACATTGATGATAAAAAAGTCGGGGAAACCAATTTAGAAGAAACACAGTCCTACAAAATGTCATTTGAAGGCCTGGATGTCGGAAAAGATTCTGCCTATCCAGTTAGTCAAGAATATGCGGATCAAGGTGAATTCGAATTTAAAGGGAAACTCCTAAAAGTTGAATATAAACTTGGGAATGATGAAGAATTTATAACACCTAAAAGTTAATTGGTGAGGTCGGACTCCCTAGTCCTAGGAAATATATGCCCGTAAACATAAAAACAGGAAAAAGCATTTACAGAGCTTTTTCCTGTTTTTATGATATGGTTGTTTGTCGAATTAAGTGCAACAATTCTTCCTGAAACGCCTCGTATGCAGTTGTCCAGCTTAAAATCGCGCCCCTGTGTACCGAAAGATGTCATCTATTCACGAAAATTACATAGCCACCAGCCATCCTAACTGAAATCAGTCGGTTTCGAGGATGGCTGGTGTATGTTTATGGGCATTGAGAAATGTTTATAATTGTTCCAGACACAAGGGTGAAATGGCAAATTTGTAAAACCGCTGGCGAAAATTAATTTATTCGGCGGTTTTCAATTTTGCAGGAAATTGAAAACGGAGAACCGCATTTATCTTTTTAAAATTTTACTTTAAACCATCATTCTAAATCCAATTGCATATGGTAGAATAATCCTAATAATGAATTTTATAAAATAGTATTAGCGATGCAGGAAGGCCGGCAATCAGGCACTGCTTTTATTCGTATAGTTTCCTGGATCGAGAAAGCAAGGCAAAAAGGGAAAGCAAAATCTGCATTATCAAATGACAGGGGCTGAATGTATGTTGGGAGAAAGAGAAGAAGAGGTGTTCACTAAGAAACCGGCGGAAAAACGCAGGCTTGGTGAACCGACTGGCGCGTTCAAAGGCGCGGCTTGGGGTGCATTGGTGATTGGGGTGTCTTCGTATTTAATCGGGTTGTACAACGCGACGATGGAGTTGAACGAAAAAGGGTATTATATTGTATTGCTGATTCTCGGACTTTACTCCGCCGTATCACTTCAAAAAGCCGTCAGAGACCGCGATGAAGGAATACGGGTCACGAATCTGTATTACGGCATCAGTTGGTTTGCGCTAATTTCGGCGATTGCTTTAATGGCGATCGGCCTATTCAACGCCGGCAGTATTGTGCTCAGCGAGAAAGGCTTTTACGGCATCTCATTCGTGCTGAGCTTGTTCGCGGTCGTCACGGTCCAAAAGAACGTCCGCGATACGGAAGAAGCGAAAAATATCGGAGAATCGTGACACAATTCCAAGCAACTATCATAAAGAAAGAAGCGTCCAATATCTGTTGGGTGCTTCTTTTTATATTTGGAAATAGCAGTCCCTGTAATCCTAAATCTCCATAATGAATTGATTCATAATGCGGATTGCGGGTACATGTTTATTAAGAAGACTAAGCGGTCATTTTGACCAATTTATAAGATTGATTAGAAATGAGGTTTATAATGTGGAAAATATCCTTCCAATAGCAGCAGCAGTAGTATTAATTTTGATAGTTGGCCTTTTCCTTTATTTTAATAGAAGAAAAGAAACACCTGCAGAGCCTGAAATATCATCAAGTCCAGAAATCGAACCGGAAATAAAAAATAGTGAGCCGGAAGTAGAAGAAGATCCTTATGTTCCTTTTATGCCTCACATTTCAGAAGTTGAAGATGAAGAAATAGTGGAAAGGCAATATAGAAAGATGGAAATCCCAGCAATTTTGAAATTCGATATTCGGGAAACGCTTAATGCCGGGTCACTGGTAATTGAAGATGCTAAAAAATATAAGGTGAAATTCAGCCCTGAAGTGGTGAAAGGGTTAAAGGACAAAAACATGACGCTTATAGAACGAGTGAACGGGAAAGGGTATCTTCCAGCAGTAAAAAAAGACGGCACGAAAGGTATTTATGAACAAGCTGTTTTATTGAAAAAGGTTGATCCGAAACTGGTTGCCCATGCGAGCTTCAGTCTGTTAACCGCTGTTGTCGGGCAGCAGCAATTGATTGAAATCCAAAGTTCGTTAAAAAAGATTGAAGAAAAATTAGCTGTTTTATTGCAAAACAGGGACAATGATTTTGCCGGGAAAATCGAATCCAGGTTCAGCTATTTCAGAGAAGTAATCACACGCTTCAGAAATAATGGCATCCTGCTTGGTGGCGTGGAAGATCAAAAAGTAGAAGATTTCTATACGGCTACTCTTGAAGATTTAAAGGTCTTAAATAAAGATCTTAAAGGCATAGGAGAAAATATTGATAAGTTGAAGGAACATGAAATGATTCGGAATTGGGGAGAAGCGGCAATAATAAAGGATTATAAGAGGCTGATTAATACATTCAACAACAAACAAGAATTGGTGTTGTTGAACATAAAGTTCATCGAAGAATGTTACGAGCCTTATTTAACTTCAGTAAGAAATTATCAAGAAGCGAATTCAAAATCCCAAGCGTTAGATGAAGTGGTGGTTGAAAACAATAACATTATTAGTGTGATTGAAAGCAAAGTGAAAAAGATTGAAGAAAACTATAAAGTGAAATTGAACTTTGGTGTAAAAGCGTTGAAATACAGAAACCTTGAAGGTTTAAAAGAAGTCACACCGATGAGGATAAGCCAGCAAAAGCTTGCTGCAAAAGAGATTCCTTCCGAGCTGCTGTTTGAAATTACAGATGACGAGAAAGTATATGCGTATGTGCGTGAACAAGGAAGATCATTACTTGATATTCAGAGTTGAAGACATGAAAAGGCCCGATCTAGTTGGATTTTTCCCCTAGATCGGGCTTTCAAAATTAAACGGTAATTCTCGATTTTTGGACAGTGAAATCGGTTTCCGGGTAATAGGCATCTTTCACTAACAAATTCGGCCCCAGGCATTTTGCTGCGGGGCAATGGCAGCCGATTGTCTTGGCTAATGGCCGTTCCAGCCAGCGGTCAAGCATGGCCGGCAACGAATCGGTCTGGATATTGCCCATCGCCGGGGTATCACCAAAATCAGTGACGATGACTTCGCCAGTGAAAATATTGACGTTTAACCGGGAGCGGCCATCCGGGTCATTGCGGACGGTGACGTTTTTGCTGGCATGGATGCGGTTCAGCAATTTGGTATCTTCTTCGTTTTGGCTACACGGATAAAACGGCAATGTACCGAATAGCATCCAGACATTGTCATCGCGAGCATCCAATAATTCATGAATAGCTTTTCTCGTTTCATCCAGCGATAAAACTTCCAATTGGCTGGCGAAATCGCTTGGGTACATCGGATGCACTTCGTGGCGCGCGCATTTCATTTCTTCAATGATCTGCTTGTGGATGCTCTTCAAATGAGGCAATGTCCGTTTGTTCAGCATCGTTTCTGCCGACACCATCACGCCTGCTTCCGCCAGCGCACGGCTGTTGTCAATCATGCGCTGGAACTGTTCAGCCCGCCGCTCTCTGGAAGGTTTTCGTTCCATATTGGCAAATCCGCCATCGACAAAATCATCGATCGTGCCCCAGTTATGGGAAATGTGCAGGACATCCAAGTAAGGCGCAATTTCCATATAGCGGTCAAGCGGCATCGTCAAATTCGAGTTCATCTGGGTGCGGACGCCGCGTGCATGGGCGTATTTTAATAGCGGCAATACATAATTGGCGACCGATTTTTTCGAAAACATCGGCTCTCCGCCCGTCAAACTGATCGTCCGTAAATGCGGGATTTCATCTAATCGCGCAAAGAGCAGCTCGATCGGCAAAGCATCCGGATCCTTATGCGCCAGCATATAGCCGACAGCGCAATGTTCACAGCGCATATTGCATAAATAGGTCGTGGTGAATTCGATGCTGGATAAGGTCAGTTTACCGTGTTCCTGGATATCCATATACGCTTCCCACGGATCATATTGCGGTGTAATTTTGCTAAGTGTTGTTGCATTGTTTTCCATATATACCGAACTCCTAATAATTTTCTTGACTATTAAGTATGCGCTTTTCGATTTGCTTGTGCAAGGGCTGGTTTTAACGTGCAAAAAAGTATGTAAGCTATTTTAAATTATCCTTTTGTCGCTTTATTAACTAAAGATTATAATTTTTTGATCTTTTGACTGGGAATCGAACGTAAGTTCTGTTATATTCAAAGCATACCACTATGGAATGAGGTGTATTTCGATGGTGCTTGCAATCAAAGAAGTGAACGGCTTTGAAAAAGGAAAGAAGTATACTGGGGATCTCGAGTTTCTATCATGCTTTAAAAACGACGAACATCGAGTAGTCGCTTTAATTGAACACTAGCGTTGCATAGCTTACAAATAATATTAAATAAAGAAAAATAATACAATGCAAAAACAAAAGAGAAAACACTCCACCAAAATAGGAATTTTAATTTTTAAATTTTCTTCTCTTTATTTGTAAAGTGCTCTTTAGTAATAGGTGAGACGAATGCTACATTTTCTCCGTAATCCATTAGAATTGGAATGCACTCCGGAAGTTTTTGTCTGCCTTTACTCTTCTTTAACCTACGATTAAAACTTGCTAATAGCTTGCTGATGGGTCTGAATAAATAGACTCGCATTTGTCGTAGAAATTCCCAAGCTGATTTTTTAGGTTGGTGAATTAAACGCATAATTTCAATCAAAGCAAAGGCTATTAATGTAATGTACATCTGGTTCCAGATACCTTTGGGAGACTGGCTAAATATATGATTGACTTTCAGTTGAAGCAATCATTTTTTCAGGAAACACACTATCAGATGAGGCGACTACAATTCTAATATGCAATTTTATACCGCTTGAAACCTTAGATATAGCCGTCCAATTGGAGGCGCTATCGGGCAACTTAACATAGGTACCATCGATAATACGAATGATGCCTACATTTGTATTTATGCCAACGGCATGTCTTTGTAAATTCCAGTAGCGCTTAGTTAGCTGGCCGAGTAAATCCACTAGATGCTCTGTATTTATATCAATAAGTCGACGACTAATTTGTGAATAGCTAATAGAATTTAGTTCCAATTCCCGTTGTAATGATTTATTGGAACGAATATTTTCAGCAATTTCTCGATGGCCGTCCCATTCGCATAAGCTGCCTATTATAAATGCTTTTACCAAGGCAAAATCCGTTAACTTTTTTTCGTCGTAGTTCATCAATGGACACGCCAATTTAGTAACCGGCAGCAATGATAAATATTGACGAAAGACTAAGTTTTGGTCTATGCTTCCCATAGGGAGTCTCCTTTCTGTGTGATAAAAACTGGTTTAGTCGTCAGTTATTATTTCACAGACGGAGCTCTCTTTTTGCATTTTTCAAACACTTTAAAGGTCTAATACTATCATTTGTAAGTATTTTTACAGCTATGCAACGCTAGTGGGTACCGATTACTGGAGAATACGAGGATCCCCTGTCCTTAATTCAAAATCATATCCGTTTTGAATCATTAACAGCTCTAGCGCGGTTAGGTGGGGAAGTCGATTTGCAAATAATAACGCAGCATCATGACTCGGACATGCAAATGCCTCAAGTTCGAAGTCAACAATTAAGTCATCGTTCTCTTCTTTTAACATGTAAACCCTCCGGTAATACGAGTTTAAGATTGTTTTGTGTCATATCGATCCCTCGCTTTATAATTTTTTGTGTACAACCATACATTAAGTAGTCTAAGTCCTATTATCTCATAATTCCGTGTAATGCATAGGTAAATTTTAATGTTGTATGGTTGAATTTTACATTTTAATATTTCAATAGGTGTGTATGAGGTGGAATAATAACTAAATTCGGAATATTGACTAGACTTTTACTTTTCTGTTGTTTATTATATTAATTAATCGAATAGTAGCGGATGAATATTATGGGAGAGACTAAACGGTTTGTTTAGCACCGAAGGAGCAAGTTCCGAAAAACAGGAATCAATCTCTCAGGTAAAAGGACCATAATAGGACGCGTCTCTGGAGAGCGCCATGTGCCACCAAAGGAGTTACACTCTCAGGTAAAAGGACAGAGGAAGTATAGGTGAACACCTATATTTGCTCTGTCCTTTTATTTGTGGTGAAATGTGGTGAATTATAAATAGGAGGGTACATCACCATCGTCTATGAGAAAATCTACTTATCCAATTAGTATTGTTAATCGGCGGTCTATTATGTATTTACAATTATTAAAAATGTAAACGCTTTATTATGAAATGACAGAAGTGTGAAAGTATGATCAGAAGACTCGTTATGACTAACCTGGAAATGAAGGAGTGAAACATTTTATGGAGGAACAACAATTGGAAAGAGGTCTAAAAAATAGACACGTACAACTTATTGCAATTGGGGGGGCAATCGGAACCGGATTATTTCTAGGAGCAGGAAAGTCTATTCATCTAGCAGGACCTTCCATTTTATTTGCTTATATGATTACAGGTATTATTTGCTTTTTGATTATGCGCTCACTTGGAGAACTACTCTTATCCAATTTGAAATATAATACGTTTGTGGACTTTGTACAAGATTATTTAGGCAATATGGCAGCTTTCATGACTGGCTGGACCTACTGGTTTTGCTGGATTTCAATCGCAATGGCCGATATAACAGCTGTTGGTCTCTATGCCCAGTATTGGTTCCCTGCAATTCCACAGTGGGTGCCGGGGTTAATTGCGCTAATCGTTTTGTTAGCTATGAACCTTGCAACTGTAAAGCTTTTTGGTGAAATGGAGTTCTGGTTCGCATTGATTAAAGTCGTTGCGATTCTAGGATTAATCGTAATTGGATCGGTAATGATTCTTAAAGGATTTTCAACGAGTGAAGGTCCATCTAGTTTCACAAATCTATGGAGCCACGGTGGGATGTTCCCGAATGGCATCAGTGGATTCATTCTCTCCTTCCAGATGGTTGTATTTGCGTTTGTTGGGATTGAACTTGTTGGCCTGATGGCGGGCGAAACAAAGGATCCGGAAAAGGTTATTCCAAAAGCCATCAATAATATCCCTATTCGGATTATTATCTTCTATATTGGTGCCCTGATTATCATTATGAGTATTTATCCGTGGACTGCAGTCAAGCCTACGGAAAGCCCATTCGTTCAAGTTTTCGCAGGGGTTGGCATCATTGCAGCTGCGGGTATCGTCAATTTTATCGTCCTAACATCCGCTGCTTCGGCATGTAATAGTGCGATGTTTAGTACAAGCAGAATGATGTACTCCCTTGCTAAAGACAAATCTGCACCTGAACGTTTAGCAAAACTGAATAAACGTAAAGTACCTGCCGGTGCATTGTACTTCTCAAGTATCGTTATTCTAATTGCTGTTATTTTGAACTATGTAATGCCAGAAGGCGTATTTACGCTAATTACAAGTATTTCAACAGTATGTTTCATCTTCATTTGGGGAATTACGGTTATCTGCCATATGAAATATCGTAAAACAAGACCAGCGCTAGCGAAAGCAAGCAAATTTAAAATGCCGCTTTACCCGATTGCCAACTATGCAATCCTACTTTTCCTAGCGTTCGTTCTTGTTGTTCTTGCACTTGCGGAAGATACGCGTGTTGCCTTGTTCGTAACGCCTGTTTGGTTTATTTTGCTAATGATAGCGTATAAGTTCCAAGTGTCGAAATTAAAACACGTTACTCAGCCAAAAGTATCGGAAAGTTAAGTCCATGACCTACCTCGCGTAGGCCTCAAGTGTAATGTATGAAGTCAACGAAGAAGATGGTCCCTAAAATAACTTAGAATCAATGGTACAGGTGAAACGACAGAAAAGGGATGCAGATGCTCCCCTTTTCTGTCGTTTTTGTGTGAGGTTAAATCGCTGGTCACTAGCGTTGCATAGCTTACAAATAATATTAAATAAAGAAAAATAATGAGTGTCTGTGATTTTGCTGCGACTTCTGTTTCTTGAAAGGTTTGGACTAGTAAAAAGCGTCTCTGTATCAAACACATTTCAAGATATACATGGTAATGTCGCTTCCCAGACAAAGAAAAAATTCTACACGATTTTGACAATGTACTGCCATTTATACAACACTCATTAATAACCTTATAAAATCACTGTTTCTGTATGGGGTTTCTATATTATTCATCAATCTAAATTGTTTGTGAGTTGTGCCACTCCTAGGGAAGCTGAATTTAAAGCAAAATTTAAGA is part of the Planococcus shenhongbingii genome and harbors:
- a CDS encoding arylsulfatase: MGNKRIFSNYINKLSVFGTVALLASASVLSGCSSGEKVESTKRESAIEPDTNVIYIVLDDTGFSDLGSYGSEIKTPVMDELAENGLRYNNAHVTPLCSPTRASLLTGRNSHEVGVGTVTNFDMGPEFPNKRGAIKPEAGTIAEVLRENDYNTYAAGKWHLAPTDQTTPAGPYDNWPLQKGFDQYYGFIEDSSDQYRPDLTIDNTQIPSPNDEEYHFSEAIVENSNRYITNHTSIHPDENFFLYLTFGAQHSPHQVPEKYIDMYEGVYDKGWDEVREERFEKQKELGIIPKDTKLSPSNEDIKHWDELTEVEKKNYIRFQQTYAGFLTHTDEQIGKLVDNLRRLDQLEDTMIVLISDNGASGGGGANGSSSRTLAFNGEGETIEEVDKHYENFGNDQTGMDYPRGWAQVSNTPFRSYKNTAFEGGTHSPLIIHHPKLIKDPGSIRSQYVNVNDITPTVFDIIGITPPEEINGVKQMEYSGESFKETFTNPKAKGRETQYFEVSGQRAIYHDGWKAVANHTKGEAFEEDQWSLYNVEEDFSETVDIAKENTDKLEELQKLWLDEAEKYGALPLTDIFIEGFLSIPDDTLRAKNHFTYYRGMSRLTDSAAAPIINRSYEINIPIERNNSEEDGVLLAHGGIEAGYAIYIKNNKLLYEYILGGREYKITSNIDVPVGESVVTYKFDKTGSHEGKGTLYIDDKKVGETNLEETQSYKMSFEGLDVGKDSAYPVSQEYADQGEFEFKGKLLKVEYKLGNDEEFITPKS
- the yiaA gene encoding inner membrane protein YiaA; this encodes MLGEREEEVFTKKPAEKRRLGEPTGAFKGAAWGALVIGVSSYLIGLYNATMELNEKGYYIVLLILGLYSAVSLQKAVRDRDEGIRVTNLYYGISWFALISAIALMAIGLFNAGSIVLSEKGFYGISFVLSLFAVVTVQKNVRDTEEAKNIGES
- a CDS encoding DUF1572 domain-containing protein — protein: MENILPIAAAVVLILIVGLFLYFNRRKETPAEPEISSSPEIEPEIKNSEPEVEEDPYVPFMPHISEVEDEEIVERQYRKMEIPAILKFDIRETLNAGSLVIEDAKKYKVKFSPEVVKGLKDKNMTLIERVNGKGYLPAVKKDGTKGIYEQAVLLKKVDPKLVAHASFSLLTAVVGQQQLIEIQSSLKKIEEKLAVLLQNRDNDFAGKIESRFSYFREVITRFRNNGILLGGVEDQKVEDFYTATLEDLKVLNKDLKGIGENIDKLKEHEMIRNWGEAAIIKDYKRLINTFNNKQELVLLNIKFIEECYEPYLTSVRNYQEANSKSQALDEVVVENNNIISVIESKVKKIEENYKVKLNFGVKALKYRNLEGLKEVTPMRISQQKLAAKEIPSELLFEITDDEKVYAYVREQGRSLLDIQS
- the yfkAB gene encoding radical SAM/CxCxxxxC motif protein YfkAB → MENNATTLSKITPQYDPWEAYMDIQEHGKLTLSSIEFTTTYLCNMRCEHCAVGYMLAHKDPDALPIELLFARLDEIPHLRTISLTGGEPMFSKKSVANYVLPLLKYAHARGVRTQMNSNLTMPLDRYMEIAPYLDVLHISHNWGTIDDFVDGGFANMERKPSRERRAEQFQRMIDNSRALAEAGVMVSAETMLNKRTLPHLKSIHKQIIEEMKCARHEVHPMYPSDFASQLEVLSLDETRKAIHELLDARDDNVWMLFGTLPFYPCSQNEEDTKLLNRIHASKNVTVRNDPDGRSRLNVNIFTGEVIVTDFGDTPAMGNIQTDSLPAMLDRWLERPLAKTIGCHCPAAKCLGPNLLVKDAYYPETDFTVQKSRITV
- a CDS encoding amino acid permease produces the protein MEEQQLERGLKNRHVQLIAIGGAIGTGLFLGAGKSIHLAGPSILFAYMITGIICFLIMRSLGELLLSNLKYNTFVDFVQDYLGNMAAFMTGWTYWFCWISIAMADITAVGLYAQYWFPAIPQWVPGLIALIVLLAMNLATVKLFGEMEFWFALIKVVAILGLIVIGSVMILKGFSTSEGPSSFTNLWSHGGMFPNGISGFILSFQMVVFAFVGIELVGLMAGETKDPEKVIPKAINNIPIRIIIFYIGALIIIMSIYPWTAVKPTESPFVQVFAGVGIIAAAGIVNFIVLTSAASACNSAMFSTSRMMYSLAKDKSAPERLAKLNKRKVPAGALYFSSIVILIAVILNYVMPEGVFTLITSISTVCFIFIWGITVICHMKYRKTRPALAKASKFKMPLYPIANYAILLFLAFVLVVLALAEDTRVALFVTPVWFILLMIAYKFQVSKLKHVTQPKVSES